GGTCGAGTGACGCAGGTGTTGGGAAGTGATGCCCAGTCTGCTGCTGATACGGATATTGTTTGCTGCAAATATGACCTGCGGCGCATTTTCTCCCCAGGGGTGCTGCAGGAAGCCACTGCCCTGACAGGGGAGATGGATGCGGAAGAAATCGAGAGCCGCCTGGATCTGCGGGATTCGCTGACCATTGCCCTGAAACCCAAAGACCCCCTTCCAGAGCAAAACTGTGATGATGCCTTAACCCTGGAAAAAACGGAAGATGGGCACTGGCAATTGGGAATTCACATTGCTGACGTTGCTTACTATGTGGAGCCAGATTCACTGCTAGACCTGGAAGCTCAAAAGCGGGGGACTTCTGTCTACCTGGGCGACACCCATCTGCCCATGTTGCCGGAGGATGTGGCCCATCTCTGCTCCTTTACTCCTGGCCAGGATCGGCTGGCGGTTTCGGTGCTGTTTACCCTGGATGCGGCGGGTCAGATTCTGGAGTATGAATTGCAGCCCACGATCATCTGCCTGGATTATCAACTGAGCTATGAACAGGCGCAGGCGATTCTGGAGCGTCATGGCTTGGCGGCAACGGCAGAGGCTGGGGAGGAAGAAGTCGATGGGGTTGCGATCGAGGAGGAGACGCAGCATCTGTCTGCGGCCTTTGAAATTCTGGATCAACTGTTTGCCCTCAGCCAGACTTTGAGAGCCCAGCGACAACAGCGGGGAGCCTTTGAACTGAACCTGCCAGATACCCGCTTCCACTATGACGATGAGGGAGCCCTGGGGGCGATGGTGGTGTCCTCCTCCCTGTTTGCCCGCCTGATGGTCGTAGAGTTTATGATGTTGGCTAACCAGGCGGTTGCTGCCCACCTCCAGGCTCTAGGGGTTCCGGGGATTTATCGGGTCCATCCCACACCCAATTTGGGGGATGTTCAGGAACTGATGAAGTTGGCCAGCAACATGGGGATTGATCTGCAACTGGAGCAGGAAGATAACATTCGGCCCCGAGACTATCAGAAGTTTGTGCAGCAATTTGCTGAGTCTCGGACCGAAAAAGTCTTGACCCTGCTGCTGCTGGAAACCTTAAAACCGGCGGTTTATAATGTGACGCCCCGCCCCCATTTTGGATTGGCTCTGGAGCAGGGTTATACCCACTTCACCGCACCGATGCGGCGCTACCCGGATTTGCTGGTCCATCGGGTGTTGCAGGCTGTCTTCAGTGAAGGACGCGATCGACGCACGGCTCGGACCAAAGATACGGTGAATCTGCGTCATAGTTCCTGTCACGGCAAAATCAACTGGAATGTGCTGCCCCCGGAGCTGCACCAGGAGTTTGAGGCCCAGTTTGTGGCTCAGGTGATTCATTTGAGCGAGCGGGAAAAAATTGCTCAGGAAGCAGAGGAAGATCTGGAAGGTCTGAAGAAGGCAGGCTTTATGAAGGCCCATACGGGCGAAATCTTCCAGGGATTGATTACAGGGGTACAATCCTACGGTTTCTTTGTGGAGATTGAAGACCTGCTGGTGGAAGGGCTCGTGCATGTCAGCTCGCTCAAAGATGACTGGTATGAGTATCGCTCTCGTCAG
The DNA window shown above is from Leptolyngbya sp. 'hensonii' and carries:
- a CDS encoding ribonuclease R family protein, translated to MEFSIATLLTNFADDKLVAPKVLEKKLGCQDDASLRKLQVCLDALEKIGILTKDRGRYKRVTEEGVVEGKLRCSSKGFCFAIQDVEGSEDIYIRESQLSTAWNGDRVLVRITKEGSRRRSPEGEVRLILERANSSVLARVRQTETESFRAVPLDDRLLFEIELLSNGVNLAEAIDHLVNVEVQRYPLGRHLPIGRVTQVLGSDAQSAADTDIVCCKYDLRRIFSPGVLQEATALTGEMDAEEIESRLDLRDSLTIALKPKDPLPEQNCDDALTLEKTEDGHWQLGIHIADVAYYVEPDSLLDLEAQKRGTSVYLGDTHLPMLPEDVAHLCSFTPGQDRLAVSVLFTLDAAGQILEYELQPTIICLDYQLSYEQAQAILERHGLAATAEAGEEEVDGVAIEEETQHLSAAFEILDQLFALSQTLRAQRQQRGAFELNLPDTRFHYDDEGALGAMVVSSSLFARLMVVEFMMLANQAVAAHLQALGVPGIYRVHPTPNLGDVQELMKLASNMGIDLQLEQEDNIRPRDYQKFVQQFAESRTEKVLTLLLLETLKPAVYNVTPRPHFGLALEQGYTHFTAPMRRYPDLLVHRVLQAVFSEGRDRRTARTKDTVNLRHSSCHGKINWNVLPPELHQEFEAQFVAQVIHLSEREKIAQEAEEDLEGLKKAGFMKAHTGEIFQGLITGVQSYGFFVEIEDLLVEGLVHVSSLKDDWYEYRSRQQKLVGRKNRKQYRLGDQVEVQVKSVDYYRQQIDLIAVGGGSEASDEDGDEGQPVGTDLDGDLGEE